A part of Oncorhynchus gorbuscha isolate QuinsamMale2020 ecotype Even-year linkage group LG09, OgorEven_v1.0, whole genome shotgun sequence genomic DNA contains:
- the LOC124043737 gene encoding calcium-binding protein 39-like — MPFPFGKSQKSPAEIVKSLKENVAYLEKLDAAESKKCEKVAEEVSKNLSSLKEVLCGTGDKEPQTEAVAQLAQELYNTNLLIALIANLQRIDFEGKKDVVQLFSNIVRRQIGTRTPTVEYISSHPQILFMLLKGYESAEVALNCGMMLRECLRHEPLARSVLFSEDFYCFFRYVELSTFDIASDAFASFKDLLTRHKIMCADFLETNYDRVFTEYEKLLHSENYVTKRQSLKLLGELLLDRHNFTVMTKYISRAENLKMMMNMLRDNSRNIQFEAFHVFKVFVANPNKTQPVLDILLKNQAKLVDFLSHFQTDRSEDEQFCDEKNYLIKQIRDLKRPPPPEEA; from the exons ATGCCTTTCCCCTTCGGGAAGTCTCAGAAGAGCCCAGCAGAGATTGTGAAGAGTCTGAAGGAGAACGTGGCTTACTTGGAAAAGCTGGATGCGGCAGAAAGCAAAAAATGTGAAAAG GTTGCAGAAGAGGTGTCGAAGAACCTGTCATCTCTGAAAGAGGTGCTGTGTGGTACAGGGGACAAGGAGCCCCAAACGGAGGCAGTTGCCCAGCTGGCCCAGGAGCTCTACAACACCAACCTCCTTATTGCTCTCATTGCAAACCTGCAAAGGATTGATTTTGAG GGAAAGAAGGATGTGGTCCAGCTGTTCAGCAACATTGTACGGCGTCAGATTGGCACCCGTACGCCCACGGTTGAGTATATCTCCTCACACCCACAGATCCTCTTCATGCTGCTGAAAGG GTACGAGAGTGCGGAAGTGGCTCTGAACTGTGGGATGATGCTAAGGGAGTGCCTGCGTCATGAGCCCCTGGCGCGCAGCGTTCTTTTCTCTGAAGACTTCTACTGCTTCTTCCGCTATGTAGAGCTGTCCACCTTCGACATCGCCTCAGATGCTTTTGCTTCATTCAAG GATCTTCTCACGAGACATAAGATTATGTGCGCAGATTTTCTGGAGACCAATTATGACAGGGTGTTTACAGAATATGAGAAGCTACTGCATTCTGAGAATTATGTCACCAAACGGCAGTCCCTGAAG CTCCTGGGAGAGCTTCTTCTGGACAGACATAACTTCACTGTGATGACCAAGTACATCAGTCGTGCAGAGAACTTGAAGATGATGATGAACATGCTGCGAGACAACAGCCGCAACATCCAGTTTGAGGCCTTCCATGTCTTCAAG GTGTTTGTGGCCAACCCCAACAAGACTCAGCCTGTGCTGGACATTCTGCTGAAGAACCAGGCCAAGCTGGTGGACTTCCTGAGCCACTTCCAGACAGATCGCTCTGAGGACGAACAGTTCTGTGATGAGAAGAACTACCTGATCAAGCAGATCCGCGACCTGAAGAGGCCCCCGCCACCAGAGGAGGCGTGA